The Muntiacus reevesi chromosome 5, mMunRee1.1, whole genome shotgun sequence genome segment GAGAGAATGAGACTCTGGACGCTGCTCATCTGACCCAGGAGAGGAGCAAACTGGGCCAGGGTCGACAGCCTCTGGGTGAAACTCAATTTCACCTTCTGTACACAGCCCAGCTTCACCATCCTGAGAACTTCCTTCATATTTTCCTTGGACATTGAAATAATCTTCATCTTCTTACAGCACAGGTGTATGGAGGCTTTTCTCTGCTCCACCCACCTGAAGAGGTAGGTGAGGAATTTCTCCAGGGGCTTTTTCTTAAGACAAAGTTCTATGTACACTTCTAAGGGAGTCAAGGCGTGCCTTATCCTGGACATGTCCTCAGCCACTGGGGCCAGCAGTGAACTTGAGGGCATGTGGTCCTTGCCTCCAGACCACATGTTCCAGAAGTCCTGGCCGGTATTCCTTAAGTCCAGCACTCGCAGCTTGCACCTCCTGTGGGGAAACAGCAGATGGGTGGGGTGAGATTCTCCAAAATATACATTGAATGAATCCACAGCCTCAGAGTTGAGGCAACATTCCAGCTCCCCATCTGCACTCTTTCTTCACACTCCTGCACTCACCTGCTGttgtttctttcctctcttgctccctctcccccaactccttttcctcttccatcCTTCCTATTATATTTTTGTAAGGGATTTCCCAAACTGATCTCAGCAATTCTCAAGGCCTCTGAACTTTTCCAGAAGCCCCTGGTCCACCGCATGTTCATCTACTCTGCCTGGCACCAGGTATCTCTTCCTGGACATCCAAGACCCTGCCAGTCTCCCTGAATCCAACTCACCTGGGGTGAATCTTCTGGGCAAGCAGAACATCAAGGCCGTCCAGCACTGCTTGTAAGGTTCCTTGGTGAGGCTTTTGCATCAGGCCCCCCAGAGGCAGGCGGGCAAAGGGCCAGGCCGGCACCATGGCCTTCAGGGTCTCCCTGCGTTGGCCAGAGACCGCAGCCATGAAGAGTGGCGGGTAGAGCTCTCTGGGCAGATACTCCAAAGCGGAGATGGCTGAGGGCTCGTCTCTCAGCAGGCCAATTGCTGCCAAGGTCACAAGTCTGGGAGGGTTGTGAACACTCATCCTGACTCTTCTCTGATTGGAATCCTGGGAAACAGCAAGGGGACAAGGCATCCTTCTCAGAACAATCGTAATCATCAGGATAGTCTCTCTCCCCACACGTCAGAGAAATCAAATCAGGAGCACAGCCATTGCTCTGGCAATGATGAACCAAAATGGAAGAACTCTGTCTGGATTCCAGTCTGGGTTTGTGGCCATAAAGCCAGAGCTCTCCCCATCCTGCCACTAGAGCAAGAATCTAACAAGTTCCTGTAAGGAACAAAGCCAACCGGGGTCTCATCCATTTCCATCCACTGCTTTCCTTAATGCATTTCCCTCTTGCATATCTGCaccaggagactgaaaaagctgactCCCTTTGCTTTTAtggtgaaaaaaataaactatcacTTAAAGCCCAAATCATGGGGACAGGAGTTCATGTATAACACAGCTATCATCCTCAGTTCCCAAAGTCAACTTAACTGGGAAAAATGAAGGAGATACTTGTAAAGGGAATGCCATTTGTGCATAGAGTAAAAACCTTAAATGCCAAAAATAGCATTCCAAACagatgtctttaaaaagaaaaactgctagttaagacttttaaataatataaaccaAAGCACAAACCAAGATGGATGTGAAGCAAAAACAGGCTTTGAGGCAACAAGATAGatttaaatttaacaaaaagaagagaaaaaggaaagctcTCCATGCCATATCAAACTGCATTCTACCATTCACTGCATGCTGGCTGTTGGCAGAACATCCCTCACAGAGGTTAACTCACCAGGTCTGATGTGGTCGGGGTTGGGGTGCTGCTCAGACCTCAGACTTCAGGGAGAACACAAGGAGTGACTCCAGAGTGAGAAGCTTCTGCATCTATTCTCTGGTGCTTGGGCATTTTATGGAACTTTTTAACCACATCTGCCCTCCTTTCAACTGCTAACTTCCAATCAGTAGGCATTACCTGATTGGATTCCAGAGTGTCGCTCAGGTTCATCCTGATTGGGTTACTGCCAGTCTCCAGATGAATTGATTGAGTCAGATCATCAttcatgaaagagaaagaattgGGGGAGGGGGAATCTAGGACTTATTCATTGCTTCACTCCACAAAATTGGTTGAGTTTTGCTAATATGGccagtgaaataaaaagacgcttactccttggaagaaaagttatgacctacctagatagcatattaaaaagcagtgacattactttgccaacaaagatctgtcaagccaaggctatgatttttccagtggtcatgtatggatgtgagagttggatataaaaaaagctgagcaccaaagaattgatggttttgaactgtggtgttggagaagactcctgagagtccgttggactgcaaggagatccaaccagtccattctaaaggaaatcagtcctgaatgttgatTAGAAGGActaattctgaagctgaaactccaattctttggccacctgatgcgaagtgctgactcattggaaatgattcTGAGGCTGGGAGAtgttgaaggctggaggagaaggggttggacaacagagaatgaggtggttggatggcatcatggactcaatggacatgaatttgagtaaggtcttggagttggtggtggacagggaggcctggtg includes the following:
- the LOC136168741 gene encoding PRAME family member 8-like, which produces MNLSDTLESNQDSNQRRVRMSVHNPPRLVTLAAIGLLRDEPSAISALEYLPRELYPPLFMAAVSGQRRETLKAMVPAWPFARLPLGGLMQKPHQGTLQAVLDGLDVLLAQKIHPRRCKLRVLDLRNTGQDFWNMWSGGKDHMPSSSLLAPVAEDMSRIRHALTPLEVYIELCLKKKPLEKFLTYLFRWVEQRKASIHLCCKKMKIISMSKENMKEVLRMVKLGCVQKVKLSFTQRLSTLAQFAPLLGQMSSVQSLILSRIRGSAVEEQDHQDLLQLTSQILRLRDLRDLRMEAPSFLEGRLDQMLRCLKTPLDNISITNCLLTESDLTHLSWCPKLCQLKGLNLSGVTLTDFSPELLQVLLEEVAGTLEELDLNLCGITDVHLTAFLPALSRCSQLRVLSMCGNLISMAILESLLRHTDRLPDLSLELYPAPRESYSSLGVLHLERLAQIKAELRAILTGLERPRKIWVSPSPCPHCGDDMCGHLNPNT